The uncultured Desulfatiglans sp. DNA window CGGGGCGACGGGCGCCGTTCTGGCGGCGGCCCTGCTCAGCCGCGATCCGGACACGATACTGGTGGATCCCAGGCCGGGATTGGCGGAGGAATTGCAAAAGGGCGGCATCCGCATTACGGGGCAGCTCGATTACCAGGTCCCCGTCCGCCGATTTTTCGACCGCATCGAAAAGTGCAGGGAGCACCGCCCGAACTGCATCTTCGTCGCCACCAAGACCTTTCATCTCCCGCAGGTCTTGGAGGAGTTGAAGGGCGTGTTCCAGGAGGGGACCAAGATCGTCAGCACGCACAATGGCCTGGGTACCGAGGACCTCATCGCCGACGTTTTCGGCCCGGAGGCGGCCTTCCGGATGTCCCTCAATTTCGGGGTCGCCCTGAAGGGACCGACCGCGGTCGAAACGGCCTTTTTCAACCGTCCGAACCACCTGGGTGCCCTCGTCCCTGAAAACCGGGACTTTGGCCAGCGCCTGGCGGAGCACCTTTCCGCCGGCGGACTCGATACGGAGTGCGTCGACGACATCAAGCTGTTCGTGTGGAAGAAGATGATCATGAAGTGCACCATGGCCTCCATCTGCGCCGTGACGGACCGGACCATCAAGGACGCCCTCGAATTCCCCCCGACCCGTGAGATCGCCGACTGCTGCTTTCAGGAGGTCCTGGCCGTCGCCAAGGCCAAGGGCTACGATCTCGGGGAGGACTATCTGACCCAGGCCCTGGGGTATCTCGAAAAGGTGGGGGTGCATAAGGATTCCATGTGCGTCGACATCGCCAACAAGACCCGGACCGAGATCGACTTCCTGGGCGGGAAGGTCGTCGAATACGGGAAGGAGACCGGCGTCCCCACACCGTGCTACGCGACGATGGCGAACCTCGTCAAGGCCATGGAGGACCGTTACCTGCGGCGTTGAACCGGCGGGGCATTCAGGGGTTGGAAGGGCCGGTGCCGCTGCAGGACTGCCTGCCGTCCGGCGGATGGCGGCACGCCCGTGGAGAGGACCGTTTCAGGGTTCGGTGGAAGGGACGTTGATTATGAGCCGAAGCAGGTGGATCCACGTGGGCGACATCCTCCGGATGAATGCGCTCCGGGATCCCGGTAAACTGGGATGGCAGGACAAGGCGAGGGAGTTCACGTTCGCGGCCTGGAATGACCGCGCCTGCCGCTTCGCCGACGGCTTGAGGCGTCTGGGCGTCGGGTACAGGGACGCCTTCGGCGTCATCTCGTTCAACCGGGGGGAGTGGATGGACATCTACGCCGGGTGCGCCAAGGGCGGCCAGGTGGTGGTGCCGCTCATGTTCCGGCTG harbors:
- a CDS encoding 2-dehydropantoate 2-reductase, which gives rise to MDDLRIAVVGIGATGAVLAAALLSRDPDTILVDPRPGLAEELQKGGIRITGQLDYQVPVRRFFDRIEKCREHRPNCIFVATKTFHLPQVLEELKGVFQEGTKIVSTHNGLGTEDLIADVFGPEAAFRMSLNFGVALKGPTAVETAFFNRPNHLGALVPENRDFGQRLAEHLSAGGLDTECVDDIKLFVWKKMIMKCTMASICAVTDRTIKDALEFPPTREIADCCFQEVLAVAKAKGYDLGEDYLTQALGYLEKVGVHKDSMCVDIANKTRTEIDFLGGKVVEYGKETGVPTPCYATMANLVKAMEDRYLRR